A DNA window from Hordeum vulgare subsp. vulgare chromosome 1H, MorexV3_pseudomolecules_assembly, whole genome shotgun sequence contains the following coding sequences:
- the LOC123414877 gene encoding endoglucanase 14-like — protein MVAGARVLLVVIVVGFFATTACGAAQRDYAAALTKSLLYFEAQRSGRLPPSQRVQWRGHSALKDGADHGVDLTGGYYDSGDNVKFGFPMAFTVTMLSWSVVEHRGRLAAAGELGHALQAVRWGADYLAKAHARPDVLYVNVGDGDSDHACWERPEDMDTPRRAYMVNVTHPGSDVAAETAAALAAASVVFTGSRGEPRYTSTLLKHAKQLFQFAKNHRGLYQNSIPSSRSFYSSSGDEDELLWAAVWLYIATGEQEYKAYIAGASNVGGVRQSLAWDDKFVGAQALVAKLILQGKLPKNGRHAEMRSNLESFLCNVVQHGDGRSGRLTPGGMLYLQPWSNLQAVTTAMFVLVTHADHLAAARASLQCGGVRLPPARLVSFARSQVNYLLGKNPMKMSYMVGVGRRYPSQPHHRGASLPSVRTNPGKISCGKGSDYFHRSAPNPNVIDGAIVGGPDNNDHYDDSRGNYQQGEPSTYNVAPIVGVLARLLHH, from the exons ATGGTGGCTGGCGCTAGGGTTCTGCTCGTCGTCATCGTGGTAGGGTTTTTTGCAACTACGGCGTGCGGAGCCGCCCAGCGGGACTACGCCGCCGCGCTCACCAAGTCGCTGCTCTACTTCGAGGCGCAGCGCTCCGGCAGGCTGCCGCCGTCCCAGCGCGTCCAGTGGCGCGGCCACTCGGCCCTCAAGGACGGCGCCGACCACGGT GTGGACCTCACCGGCGGCTACTACGACTCCGGCGACAACGTCAAGTTCGGGTTCCCGATGGCGTTCACGGTGACGATGCTGTCGTGGAGCGTGGTGGAGCACAGGGGGCGGCTGGCTGCGGCGGGGGAGCTGGGCCACGCGCTCCAGGCCGTGCGCTGGGGCGCCGACTACCTGGCCAAGGCGCACGCACGCCCCGACGTGCTCTACGTCAATGTCGGCGACGGCGACTCCGACCACGCATGCTGGGAGCGGCCGGAGGACATGGACACGCCCCGGAGGGCCTACATGGTGAACGTCACCCACCCAGGCTCTGACGTCGCCGCGGAAACGGCGGCGGCGCTGGCCGCGGCATCAGTCGTGTTCACGGGGTCGCGCGGCGAACCCCGGTACACGTCGACGCTTCTGAAGCACGCCAAACAG TTGTTCCAGTTCGCCAAGAACCACCGTGGCCTCTACCAGAACAGCATTCCGTCAAGCAGAAGTTTCTACAGTAGCAGCGGCGACGAG GACGAGCTGCTGTGGGCAGCTGTGTGGCTCTACATCGCCACCGGCGAGCAGGAGTACAAGGCCTACATCGCCGGCGCCAGCAACGTCGGCGGGGTACGGCAGTCGCTGGCCTGGGACGACAAGTTCGTCGGCGCCCAGGCACTGGTCGCCAAG CTCATCCTACAAGGGAAGCTGCCCAAAAACGGCCGCCACGCCGAGATGAGGAGCAACCTGGAGAGCTTCCTGTGCAACGTGGTGCAGCACGGCGACGGCCGCAGCGGGCGGCTCACCCCGGGCGGCATGCTCTACCTGCAGCCCTGGTCCAACCTGCAGGCCGTGACGACGGCAATGTTCGTCCTCGTCACGCACGCCGACCACCTGGCGGCGGCCAGGGCTTCCCTGCAGTGCGGCGGCGTGAGGCTGCCGCCGGCGCGGCTTGTCTCGTTCGCGCGGTCGCAGGTGAACTACCTCCTTGGCAAGAACCCCATGAAGATGAGCTACATGGTCGGGGTCGGAAGGCGGTACCCGTCGCAGCCGCACCATCGTGGCGCGTCGCTGCCGTCCGTCAGGACCAACCCGGGGAAGATCTCCTGCGGCAAGGGATCCGACTACTTCCACAGGTCCGCGCCTAACCCGAATGTGATCGACGGCGCCATTGTTGGAGGGCCTGACAACAACGACCACTACGACGACTCTCGGGGGAATTACCAGCAAGGCGAGCCATCCACCTACAACGTCGCCCCCATCGTCGGAGTTCTTGCTAGGCTTCTGCATCACTGA
- the LOC123415038 gene encoding acetylornithine aminotransferase, mitochondrial yields MNSLQSFLAVAPVKPAAAGARLPSSRRARVSACLAAPAPAPPAAPSARRELSAASRAVMADEAKYIVGTYKRAQVVFVSGRGCKLYDIDGREYLDMAAGIAVNALGHGDPDVDAAAADQRGRLVHASNVGYTVPQVELAKRLVEASFADRAFFANSGTEANEAAIKFARKYQRVAHPDGDAPTEFMSFTNCFHGRTIGSLALTSKVQYREPFEPVMPGSTFAEYGNLEEAKKVIQSGKIAAVFVEPVQGEGGIHSATKEFLQGLRDACDEAGTLLVFDEVQCGLGRTGYLWAHEVYGVVPDIMTLAKPLANGLPIGVALVTEKVAAAINYGDHGTTFGGGPFVCHAALATLDKIQKPGFLAEVTKKGEYFKQLLKTKLGGNPHVKEIRGAGLIVGIELDVPAGPLVDACLDAGVFLLTAGKGNVVRLVPALIVSEKELEQAAEVIRECLPALEASTS; encoded by the exons ATGAACTCGCTCCAATccttcctcgccgtcgcgcccgtCAAGCCGGCCGCTGCCGGCGCGAGGCTCCCGTCGTCCCGGCGGGCGCGCGTCTCCGCCTGCCTCGCGGCCCCGGCGCCcgcgccgccggccgcccccTCGGCGCGGCGGGAGCTGTCCGCGGCGAGCCGGGCCGTCATGGCGGACGAGGCCAAGTACATCGTGGGCACCTACAAGCGCGCCCAGGTCGTCTTCGTGTCCGGGCGCGGCTGCAAGCTCTACGACATCGACGGCCGCGAGTACCTCGACATGGCCGCCGGCATCGCCGTCAACGCCCTCGGCCACGGAGACCCCGACGTCGACGCCGCCGCCGCGGACCAGCGCGGCCGCCTGGTCCACGCCAGCAACGTCGGGTACACCGTGCCCCAG GTGGAGCTCGCCAAGCGGCTCGTGGAGGCCTCCTTCGCTGACCGCGCCTTCTTCGCCAACTCTGGCACCGAGGCCAACGAGGCGGCCATCAAGTTCGCCAGGAAGTACCAGAGGGTCGCGCACCCCGACGGGGACGCGCCTACGGAGTTCATGTCCTTCACCAACTGCTTCCATGGCCGGACCATCGGCTCCCTTGCGCTTACCAGCAAGGTGCAGTACAGGGAGCCCTTTGAACCGGTCATGCCCGGCTCAACATTTGCCGAGTATGGCAATTTGGAGGAGGCCAAGAAGGTGATACAGTCGGGGAAGATTGCTGCTGTGTTTGTCGAGCCCGTGCAGGGTGAGGGTGGGATTCACAGTGCCACCAAGGAGTTCTTGCAGGGGCTGCGTGATGCTTGTGATGAGGCTGGGACTCTGTTGGTCTTTGACGAG GTGCAATGTGGTCTGGGGCGCACAGGTTACCTCTGGGCCCACGAGGTTTATGGTGTAGTACCTGACATAATGACCTTGGCAAAGCCACTGGCCAATGGCCTTCCCATTGGCGTGGCCTTGGTCACGGAAAAGGTTGCTGCAGCCATAAACTACGGTGACCATGGTACCACGTTCGGCGGAGGCCCTTTTGTGTGCCATGCTGCATTAGCCACATTGGACAAGATCCAGAAACCTGGCTTTCTAGCAGAGGTGACCAAGAAAGGAGAATACTTCAAGCAGCTGCTCAAAACTAAGCTGGGTGGAAACCCTCATGTCAAAGAGATCCGGGGGGCCGGTCTCATTGTTGGCATCGAGCTCGATGTACCGGCTGGGCCTTTGGTCGATGCGTGCCTGGATGCTGGTGTCTTTTTGCTGACGGCCGGGAAAGGCAATGTGGTGAGGCTTGTGCCTGCGCTCATCGTGTCGGAGAAGGAGCTGGAGCAAGCTGCAGAGGTGATAAGGGAATGTCTACCTGCTCTTGAAGCCTCTACCTCTTAG